In Holosporales bacterium, a single genomic region encodes these proteins:
- a CDS encoding DUF1465 family protein, which translates to MDWKKFLDKIFADVFKLLEETYDYIKWQEPVDIDTLNCEADRDCLQCETTKMSVYLIQIMAWLLTRQAAMANGNQTIERCDFDKPVLLLVETEAVPKFMPK; encoded by the coding sequence ATGGACTGGAAAAAATTCTTAGACAAAATTTTTGCAGATGTTTTCAAACTCCTGGAGGAAACATACGATTATATCAAATGGCAAGAACCAGTTGACATTGATACATTAAACTGCGAGGCTGACCGTGATTGCTTGCAGTGCGAAACGACTAAAATGTCGGTATATCTTATACAAATCATGGCTTGGTTGCTTACACGTCAGGCGGCAATGGCTAATGGTAACCAGACCATTGAGCGATGTGACTTTGACAAGCCAGTATTGCTCTTGGTAGAAACAGAAGCTGTTCCAAAATTTATGCCTAAA